A window of Sphingorhabdus lacus contains these coding sequences:
- the recR gene encoding recombination mediator RecR has product MASQEIDALAQALSKLPGLGPRSARRVVLHLMKKRETVLRPLLRALEQVEQRLVVCDICGNIDTGNPCGICVDPRRDTRSICVVEDVPDLWALDRSRLFPGKYHILGGRLSALDGVRPEDLNIDGLIARVAAGGVDEVVLAMNATLEGQTTAHYLAERLEEYPIRLTQLAHGVPVGGELDYLDDGTLAQALRARRPVG; this is encoded by the coding sequence ATGGCATCGCAAGAAATAGACGCATTGGCACAGGCCCTGTCAAAATTGCCGGGTCTTGGTCCCCGTTCGGCGCGGCGTGTTGTTTTGCATCTTATGAAGAAGCGTGAAACCGTGCTGCGTCCGCTTCTGCGCGCATTGGAACAGGTGGAACAACGTCTGGTCGTCTGTGACATTTGCGGCAATATCGATACCGGAAACCCCTGCGGGATCTGCGTCGACCCACGCCGCGACACGCGCTCTATTTGCGTCGTTGAAGATGTGCCTGATCTATGGGCACTGGATCGCTCACGCCTGTTTCCCGGTAAATATCACATCCTGGGTGGCCGTCTTTCGGCTCTGGATGGCGTCCGGCCTGAGGACCTCAATATCGACGGCCTGATTGCCCGCGTCGCCGCTGGCGGCGTGGACGAAGTCGTTCTGGCTATGAATGCGACGTTGGAAGGGCAAACGACCGCGCATTATCTGGCGGAACGGTTGGAGGAATATCCCATTCGCCTGACGCAATTGGCGCATGGCGTGCCGGTCGGCGGGGAACTGGATTATCTCGATGACGGCACGCTGGCGCAAGCGTTACGGGCGCGGCGTCCAGTGGGATGA
- a CDS encoding penicillin-binding protein activator: protein MSATIAATGAQPQAIASGLKRILALAMLVLLAACAAIPRGGEGPPPVVSPDPLDGMHRVALLLPLTGPDGDVGLSLANATALALTDTKSTNIQLTTYDTNLGVTAATNRAVADGNKVILGPLRGDQVLEVANIARPKNIPILSFSNDIGVAGRNVFLLGHLPNQSIDRAVRYARMKGFSRFGALVPKSTYGQRAYATLTQSVRAAGGTLVGVEEVEGGAASVDAATKRLSALGAMDVVLVADSGRAALVTVPALRRNGLRNAKVLGTDLWNIDGSLASNSTMYGAWFASVSDTLYNQYAAKYRTRFGRAPLRLSSLGYDSILLMARVARNWRPGTAFPVSQLTDPQGFIGVDGAFRFMANGLTERMLEVQEIQAGKFVTIDPAPTAFAK from the coding sequence ATGAGCGCAACCATTGCAGCAACCGGCGCGCAGCCGCAAGCCATAGCGAGCGGGCTAAAACGGATTCTGGCGCTCGCCATGCTGGTGCTTCTGGCCGCGTGCGCCGCAATCCCGCGTGGCGGTGAAGGTCCGCCGCCGGTGGTATCGCCCGACCCGCTTGACGGTATGCACCGCGTGGCTCTGCTTTTGCCGCTGACTGGTCCGGATGGAGATGTCGGCTTGTCGCTTGCCAATGCGACTGCGCTGGCGCTGACGGATACCAAATCGACCAATATCCAGCTCACGACCTACGACACCAATTTGGGCGTCACAGCCGCGACCAATCGCGCTGTCGCGGACGGGAACAAGGTAATCCTTGGCCCTTTGCGCGGTGATCAGGTGTTGGAAGTTGCAAATATCGCGCGTCCCAAGAACATCCCGATCCTCAGCTTTTCCAACGATATTGGCGTTGCGGGACGCAATGTCTTCTTGCTTGGGCATCTGCCGAACCAGTCGATCGACCGTGCGGTCCGCTATGCGCGGATGAAGGGCTTCTCACGGTTCGGCGCACTCGTCCCCAAAAGCACTTATGGACAGCGCGCCTATGCGACCCTGACACAATCCGTGCGGGCCGCGGGCGGCACTTTGGTGGGTGTAGAAGAAGTTGAGGGCGGCGCGGCATCGGTGGATGCAGCGACGAAGCGGCTATCTGCGCTCGGTGCAATGGACGTCGTTTTGGTTGCCGATAGCGGCCGAGCGGCTCTCGTTACAGTTCCGGCGCTTCGCCGCAATGGCCTTCGCAATGCCAAGGTTCTAGGGACAGATTTATGGAATATTGATGGCTCGCTCGCCAGCAACAGCACGATGTATGGCGCATGGTTCGCCAGCGTTTCGGACACGCTCTACAACCAATATGCCGCCAAATACCGCACCCGTTTCGGGCGCGCACCGCTTCGTTTGTCCAGCCTTGGTTACGATTCCATCCTGCTAATGGCGCGCGTTGCGCGCAATTGGCGGCCCGGCACCGCCTTTCCTGTTTCGCAATTGACCGACCCGCAGGGATTCATTGGCGTCGATGGCGCATTCCGCTTCATGGCGAACGGGCTGACCGAGCGCATGCTGGAGGTACAGGAAATTCAGGCGGGCAAGTTCGTCACGATAGATCCCGCGCCGACAGCCTTTGCAAAATAG
- a CDS encoding XrtA/PEP-CTERM system amidotransferase produces the protein MCGIAGIFHIETAKPVDPERVKRMTNAIAHRGPDGSGVWTAPGVGLGHRRLSIIDLEGGAQPMHSDDGALTLTFNGEIYNFRELRKELEAAGYSFATQSDSEVILHGWRHWGLDCVSHFHGMFVFAIFDARTKQLFLARDRLGVKPLFYAAIPDGSILFGSELKALTAHPALRREIDLSAVDDYLTFGYVPDHNCIVRGVSKLPAGHYLLLQLGQPLGKPVQYWDLDFSKRTRGSQGELSEELLRLMRQGVTSRMVADVPLGAFLSGGVDSSSVVALMAEASRQPIKTCSIGFDVGALDESEYAETIARRFATDHRSRKVAADDFGLIDKLAHHFDEPFADASALPTYRVCELAREQVTVALSGDGADEALAGYRRHVFHHKEEQLRGLLPQNVRGPLFGALGKFYPKADWAPRPLRAKTTLLSLARTGPEGYTDAVSLTNADQRHRLYSQRMRGALDGYRGETYMENLMARAPAQSGLDQAQYADMKMWLPGDILTKVDRTSMAVGLEAREPLLDHRLLEFAASLPERMRIRGGQGKWLMKKTMEGHLPHDILYRPKMGFVTPIDQWFRGALADEARALSSSRIFAQMDLFDSKMIAKAAEDHIAGRVNNGRLLWQLVMLEKSLAGLFG, from the coding sequence ATGTGTGGCATTGCAGGCATTTTTCATATCGAAACGGCCAAGCCGGTTGACCCTGAACGGGTAAAGCGGATGACGAATGCCATCGCCCATCGGGGCCCCGATGGATCGGGTGTATGGACCGCACCGGGAGTCGGGCTGGGCCATCGGCGCTTGTCTATCATTGATCTTGAAGGCGGGGCGCAGCCGATGCATTCGGACGATGGCGCGCTGACCCTGACCTTTAACGGGGAAATCTATAATTTCCGGGAATTGCGGAAAGAATTGGAAGCGGCCGGTTATAGCTTTGCGACCCAAAGCGACAGTGAGGTCATCCTGCACGGTTGGCGCCACTGGGGGCTAGACTGTGTATCGCATTTTCACGGCATGTTTGTCTTTGCGATCTTCGATGCCCGCACCAAACAGCTCTTCCTCGCGCGAGATCGGCTCGGTGTAAAACCGCTCTTTTACGCGGCAATTCCTGACGGCAGCATCCTGTTTGGGTCGGAACTCAAGGCGCTAACGGCCCACCCCGCATTGCGCCGCGAAATCGACCTTTCCGCCGTCGATGATTATCTCACCTTTGGTTATGTACCCGACCATAATTGCATCGTGCGGGGGGTCAGCAAACTGCCGGCTGGGCATTATCTTCTGCTGCAACTGGGGCAACCGCTTGGTAAGCCGGTTCAATATTGGGATCTGGATTTTAGCAAGCGGACGCGCGGCAGTCAGGGTGAACTGTCCGAAGAATTGCTACGTCTGATGCGGCAGGGTGTCACTTCACGCATGGTCGCGGACGTGCCGTTGGGGGCATTTCTGTCCGGCGGGGTCGACAGCAGCAGCGTCGTCGCGCTGATGGCGGAAGCCTCCCGCCAGCCGATCAAGACCTGTTCCATCGGCTTTGATGTCGGCGCGCTTGATGAAAGCGAATATGCCGAAACTATCGCTCGTCGTTTTGCAACCGACCACCGTAGCCGCAAAGTCGCCGCGGATGATTTCGGCCTGATTGACAAACTGGCCCATCATTTTGACGAACCTTTTGCAGATGCATCCGCCTTGCCCACTTATCGGGTGTGCGAACTGGCACGCGAGCAGGTAACCGTTGCATTGTCGGGCGATGGCGCGGACGAGGCGCTTGCTGGCTATCGGCGGCACGTGTTCCACCACAAGGAAGAGCAATTGCGCGGTCTTTTGCCGCAAAATGTGCGCGGTCCGCTGTTCGGTGCGCTGGGTAAATTCTATCCGAAAGCCGATTGGGCACCACGTCCGCTGCGCGCAAAAACAACGCTGCTGTCGCTCGCCCGCACCGGTCCGGAAGGCTATACCGATGCCGTCAGTCTGACCAACGCGGACCAACGCCACCGACTATATTCGCAGCGTATGCGCGGGGCGCTGGATGGATATCGCGGCGAAACCTATATGGAAAATCTGATGGCGAGGGCGCCCGCACAGAGCGGCCTTGATCAGGCCCAATATGCCGATATGAAAATGTGGCTGCCGGGCGATATCCTGACCAAGGTCGACCGCACCAGCATGGCCGTCGGCCTCGAAGCACGGGAGCCGCTATTGGACCACCGGCTGTTGGAATTTGCCGCAAGCCTTCCCGAGCGCATGCGTATCCGTGGCGGGCAGGGCAAATGGCTGATGAAAAAGACGATGGAAGGCCACCTTCCACACGATATTCTCTACCGGCCAAAAATGGGTTTTGTGACCCCTATTGACCAATGGTTTCGAGGGGCTTTGGCGGACGAAGCTCGTGCTCTTTCATCAAGCCGCATTTTTGCACAGATGGACCTGTTCGACAGCAAAATGATTGCGAAAGCCGCCGAGGATCATATCGCCGGACGCGTCAACAACGGGCGACTTTTGTGGCAGTTGGTTATGCTCGAAAAATCATTGGCCGGACTTTTCGGCTGA
- the def gene encoding peptide deformylase yields MAILPILEVPDPRLKTISTPVESFDADLKKLVDDMFETMYAAPGIGLAAIQVGVPKRLLVIDLQDEGPDGESIRNPRVFVNPEILDPSEELSAYNEGCLSVPDQYAEVERPAKIRARWQDLDGKVHEETMDDLMATCLQHEMDHLEGILFIDHLSRLKRQMVLKKIEKARKMGGSHVHNEHCNH; encoded by the coding sequence ATGGCCATATTACCTATTCTTGAAGTGCCCGATCCGCGGCTGAAAACCATCTCCACACCCGTGGAAAGCTTTGATGCGGACTTGAAAAAGCTTGTCGATGACATGTTTGAAACCATGTATGCCGCGCCTGGTATCGGCCTTGCGGCTATTCAGGTCGGCGTGCCCAAGCGCCTTTTGGTCATCGATCTGCAGGACGAAGGACCCGACGGCGAAAGCATCCGCAACCCCCGCGTCTTCGTGAATCCCGAAATACTTGATCCCTCCGAAGAGTTGTCCGCCTATAATGAAGGCTGTCTGTCGGTCCCGGATCAATATGCCGAGGTGGAACGCCCGGCTAAAATCCGTGCTCGCTGGCAAGATCTGGATGGCAAAGTCCACGAAGAGACGATGGACGATTTGATGGCCACCTGTCTGCAGCACGAGATGGACCATCTCGAAGGCATTTTATTCATCGACCATCTCTCGCGCCTGAAGCGGCAGATGGTGTTGAAGAAAATCGAAAAGGCCCGCAAAATGGGTGGCAGCCACGTTCATAACGAACACTGCAACCACTAA
- the rsmI gene encoding 16S rRNA (cytidine(1402)-2'-O)-methyltransferase, with translation MSFESGLYVVATPIGNLADMSQRAIAVLDAAEIVAVEDSRVTGKLLHHLGLKKKMRRYNDHSSTNDRDSLIAAARDGVVALVSDAGTPLISDPGYKLVRAAREAGVPVYTIPGASAVIAALSISGLPTDRFLFSGFLPNKAKARADALLELAPIKATLVFYESGPRLAASLETISEIYGDRDVAVARELTKKFEEVVTGTAAELAARYAVQDPKGEIVLIIGPPSEDAATADAGDVDAALREALQSMSAAKAAGAIAKKFGLERAALYARATEIKGQ, from the coding sequence ATGTCGTTCGAGTCGGGCTTATATGTCGTTGCGACCCCCATCGGCAACCTTGCAGATATGTCACAACGGGCAATTGCTGTTCTGGATGCGGCAGAAATCGTCGCAGTAGAGGACAGCCGCGTCACTGGTAAATTGTTGCATCATCTCGGTCTCAAGAAGAAAATGCGCCGCTATAATGACCATAGCAGCACAAATGATCGCGACAGCTTGATTGCCGCCGCCCGCGACGGGGTCGTGGCTTTGGTGTCCGATGCCGGCACCCCGCTGATATCCGATCCGGGCTACAAACTTGTCCGCGCAGCACGCGAGGCAGGCGTGCCGGTTTACACCATCCCGGGCGCGAGCGCCGTGATTGCAGCTTTATCCATTTCCGGCCTTCCCACCGATCGTTTCCTTTTTTCCGGCTTTTTACCCAATAAGGCAAAGGCGCGCGCCGATGCACTTCTGGAACTGGCGCCGATCAAGGCGACGCTTGTTTTCTACGAAAGCGGACCGCGTCTTGCGGCGTCGCTCGAGACAATATCGGAAATCTACGGTGACCGCGATGTGGCGGTTGCCCGTGAATTGACCAAGAAATTTGAAGAAGTTGTGACCGGCACCGCAGCCGAGCTTGCGGCACGCTATGCTGTGCAGGATCCGAAAGGTGAAATTGTCCTCATCATCGGCCCGCCCTCAGAGGATGCAGCGACCGCCGACGCAGGTGACGTCGATGCGGCTTTGCGCGAGGCGCTGCAAAGCATGTCCGCTGCGAAAGCGGCCGGTGCCATTGCCAAGAAATTCGGGCTGGAACGGGCCGCTCTTTATGCACGGGCAACGGAGATCAAGGGCCAATGA
- the fmt gene encoding methionyl-tRNA formyltransferase: MRLAFMGTPEFAVPSLDALVAAGHELVAVYTQPPRPANRGKKLTPSAVQTRAEELGLPVRSPLSLRTAEAQAEFAALDLDAAIVAAYGLILPQAVLDAPKFGCLNVHGSLLPRWRGAAPVQRAILAGDRTTGVMVMQMEAGLDTGPVRATTEIEIGSKTTGELTAELAELGAELMVIVLQDMAAHPAIAQSGEGITYAAKIDKAETRIDFLQPAEVVERQIRAFNPAPGAWFEYEGERYRILEAQIIPAQPQTAGEVLDDGLTIACGTDAIRPTVIQRAGKPAMPTADLLRGKPIAQGTMLA, translated from the coding sequence ATGCGCCTTGCCTTTATGGGAACACCGGAATTTGCGGTTCCAAGCCTTGATGCCCTGGTCGCTGCGGGGCATGAGCTTGTCGCAGTGTATACCCAGCCGCCGCGCCCTGCCAATCGCGGCAAAAAGCTGACACCGTCGGCTGTGCAGACACGCGCCGAGGAACTTGGCCTGCCCGTGCGAAGTCCGCTTTCGCTTCGTACCGCAGAGGCGCAGGCGGAGTTTGCCGCGCTTGACCTCGATGCAGCTATCGTCGCGGCCTATGGCCTGATTTTGCCGCAAGCCGTTTTGGACGCACCGAAATTTGGCTGCCTCAACGTCCATGGCTCCCTGCTCCCTCGCTGGCGTGGGGCTGCGCCAGTGCAGCGTGCCATTTTGGCGGGGGACCGGACCACAGGCGTCATGGTCATGCAAATGGAGGCCGGCTTGGACACAGGCCCGGTTCGCGCAACGACCGAGATTGAAATTGGCAGCAAAACTACGGGCGAATTGACCGCCGAACTCGCCGAACTGGGGGCAGAATTGATGGTCATTGTCTTGCAGGACATGGCAGCGCATCCGGCCATCGCGCAATCCGGCGAGGGCATTACTTACGCCGCCAAGATCGACAAGGCCGAAACCCGCATTGATTTTCTGCAACCCGCCGAAGTGGTCGAACGGCAAATCCGTGCGTTCAACCCAGCCCCAGGCGCCTGGTTCGAATATGAAGGCGAGCGTTATCGCATATTGGAAGCGCAGATCATTCCAGCACAGCCCCAAACAGCAGGCGAAGTATTGGACGACGGCCTCACCATAGCGTGCGGCACGGATGCAATCCGCCCGACCGTAATCCAACGCGCTGGAAAGCCTGCCATGCCGACTGCCGATCTGTTGCGCGGCAAGCCTATCGCACAAGGTACCATGCTCGCATGA
- a CDS encoding YraN family protein gives MNRAIAEKRGRRGEAAAAWFLRIRGWRIVGERVKTPRGEVDLIARRGKTVAFVEVKMRSRALDLATAIDAYRLRRVAAAAEILLPKYGKDTENMQIDVILVAPWRWPHHLQNVWHG, from the coding sequence ATGAACCGTGCCATTGCCGAAAAGCGGGGGCGCAGGGGCGAAGCGGCGGCGGCGTGGTTTCTGCGCATCCGGGGGTGGCGGATCGTCGGCGAACGCGTGAAAACGCCGCGCGGTGAAGTCGACCTGATCGCCCGCCGCGGCAAAACTGTTGCCTTTGTTGAGGTTAAAATGCGCAGCAGGGCGCTGGACCTTGCCACCGCGATCGATGCTTATCGGTTACGCCGTGTTGCGGCGGCGGCCGAAATTCTCTTGCCCAAATATGGCAAGGACACTGAAAATATGCAGATTGATGTAATATTGGTTGCACCTTGGCGATGGCCACACCATCTGCAAAACGTCTGGCACGGATAG
- the truA gene encoding tRNA pseudouridine(38-40) synthase TruA encodes MTRFALTIEFDGGPYMGWQWQDHGPSVQGAIEEAIFKTTGEKTLVYSAGRTDAGVHALGMRAHVDVQKLLPPFRLMGAINAHLRPHPIAILACEEVDPEWHARYTCIGRSYEYRILNRRAPLTLEKGRVWRIGPEMDADAMHEAAQLLVGLHDFTTFRSTACQSASPLKTLDRLNVRREGDHIIVEAAALSFLHHQVRSMVGCLAAVGLGRWTTQDLKAALAARNRSALAENAPPEGLYFVAARYP; translated from the coding sequence ATGACCCGATTTGCGTTGACCATCGAATTTGATGGCGGTCCCTATATGGGCTGGCAGTGGCAGGACCATGGTCCTTCCGTGCAAGGTGCGATTGAGGAGGCTATCTTCAAAACCACCGGCGAGAAAACGCTGGTCTACAGTGCGGGCCGCACCGATGCGGGCGTGCATGCGCTAGGAATGCGGGCGCATGTCGACGTCCAGAAACTTTTGCCGCCCTTTCGCCTGATGGGCGCGATCAACGCCCATCTGCGTCCGCATCCCATCGCGATTTTGGCCTGTGAGGAAGTGGATCCGGAATGGCATGCCCGCTACACGTGCATCGGCCGGTCCTACGAATACCGCATTCTCAACCGCCGCGCGCCACTCACATTGGAGAAGGGCCGCGTTTGGCGGATCGGGCCAGAAATGGATGCGGACGCCATGCACGAGGCGGCCCAGTTGCTCGTCGGCCTGCATGATTTCACAACATTTCGTTCCACGGCCTGCCAATCCGCCAGCCCGCTCAAAACCCTCGACCGTTTGAATGTGCGGCGCGAGGGCGATCATATCATTGTTGAGGCCGCAGCATTGTCGTTCTTGCATCACCAGGTCCGGTCCATGGTTGGATGCCTTGCCGCCGTAGGATTAGGTCGCTGGACCACACAAGATTTAAAGGCAGCGCTTGCCGCGCGAAACCGGTCGGCGCTCGCGGAAAATGCCCCGCCGGAGGGTCTTTACTTTGTAGCCGCGCGTTACCCGTAA
- the gshB gene encoding glutathione synthase, producing MTIKVAVQMDPMDGINIHGDSSFALMLSAQARGYEIWHYDVGTLTLDADDRLTAWAHPVYDVQRVEGAHYRFGEARRIDLGSDIDVVLMRQDPPFHVGYITATHLLERIEGETLVVNNPASVRNAPEKVMVLDYRRFMPPTLITRSTDEIRAFQKEHGAVVIKPLHGNGGKAIFRVPPEGDNLGALLEVFNGTWPEPHMVQPFLPDVAKGDKRIVLIDGVVAGAINRRPGEGEFRSNLAVGGSAEATGLTPREQEICAAMGPRLKELGLIFVGIDVIGGEWLTEINVTSPTGIVAIDRFNGTDSAGMIWDAIKARLGR from the coding sequence ATGACAATCAAAGTCGCAGTCCAGATGGACCCGATGGACGGTATCAATATCCACGGCGATTCCAGTTTTGCACTGATGCTCTCCGCCCAGGCGCGGGGATATGAGATTTGGCATTATGATGTCGGGACGCTGACATTGGACGCTGATGACCGGCTCACCGCGTGGGCGCATCCGGTATATGACGTCCAACGCGTTGAGGGCGCGCATTACCGTTTTGGCGAAGCCCGGCGCATTGACCTGGGGTCGGATATCGATGTCGTTCTGATGCGGCAGGACCCGCCTTTTCACGTGGGCTATATCACGGCAACCCACCTTCTCGAGCGGATCGAGGGTGAGACTTTGGTGGTCAATAATCCGGCAAGCGTCCGCAACGCACCGGAAAAGGTGATGGTGCTGGATTATCGTCGCTTCATGCCGCCGACGTTGATTACACGTTCGACCGACGAAATCCGTGCCTTCCAGAAGGAACATGGCGCAGTGGTTATCAAACCGCTGCACGGCAATGGCGGAAAGGCAATATTCCGGGTCCCTCCTGAAGGCGACAATCTGGGCGCCTTGCTCGAAGTGTTCAACGGTACATGGCCCGAGCCCCATATGGTGCAGCCTTTCCTGCCGGACGTGGCCAAGGGCGATAAACGGATCGTGTTAATCGACGGCGTTGTGGCCGGCGCGATCAACCGGCGGCCGGGGGAGGGCGAGTTTCGGTCCAATCTGGCGGTCGGCGGCAGCGCCGAAGCGACCGGGCTGACCCCGCGCGAGCAGGAAATCTGCGCCGCTATGGGACCACGTTTGAAAGAACTGGGCCTCATTTTTGTTGGCATTGACGTGATCGGCGGTGAGTGGTTGACCGAAATCAACGTGACATCGCCCACCGGGATCGTGGCGATCGACCGATTCAACGGAACAGATTCAGCCGGGATGATCTGGGATGCCATAAAGGCCCGCTTGGGGCGCTGA
- a CDS encoding tyrosine recombinase XerC, protein MASLLAEYHAFLTDNRHMSPHSVRAYQATAERLSGFLERHWGGAVDRTGLVRISAGDLRAFLADRRVDGLTNRSTARELSAVRHFLRFALGEDAHLPALKGPRVQRSLPRPVNPEDVVALAEDAASTAREGWVGARDWAILLLLYGSGLRVSEATGLMGDILPLGSTLRVTGKRNKTRIVPLLEAVKAAIEDYIELCPYPMMRDEPLFRGSRGGALSPALVRRAVQGARGRLGLSERTTPHALRHSFATHLLAGGADLRSLQELLGHASLSSTQVYTAVDTAMLLDEYFNAHPRASG, encoded by the coding sequence ATGGCATCCCTGCTCGCCGAATATCACGCTTTTTTGACCGACAACCGCCATATGTCGCCACATAGCGTGCGCGCGTATCAGGCCACGGCAGAACGTTTAAGCGGGTTTCTGGAACGGCATTGGGGCGGGGCCGTGGACCGCACCGGGCTCGTCAGAATCAGCGCAGGCGATTTACGCGCCTTTCTTGCGGACCGCCGCGTCGATGGATTGACCAACCGTTCGACCGCGCGTGAACTGTCGGCGGTCCGTCATTTTCTGCGCTTTGCTTTGGGTGAAGATGCCCATCTACCAGCGTTGAAGGGGCCACGTGTGCAGCGCAGCCTGCCTCGCCCAGTTAACCCGGAAGATGTCGTCGCTCTTGCCGAAGATGCCGCGAGTACAGCGCGCGAAGGATGGGTCGGCGCACGTGATTGGGCCATCTTGTTGCTGCTTTACGGAAGCGGACTGCGGGTCAGTGAGGCGACAGGACTAATGGGCGACATACTGCCCTTGGGATCCACTTTGCGGGTTACCGGAAAGCGCAACAAGACACGAATTGTCCCTTTGTTGGAAGCGGTTAAAGCCGCAATTGAAGACTATATCGAGCTATGCCCCTACCCTATGATGCGCGATGAGCCATTGTTCCGCGGATCACGTGGCGGTGCATTATCGCCCGCCTTGGTCCGCCGTGCGGTTCAGGGCGCGCGCGGCCGATTGGGCCTGTCTGAACGGACCACCCCACACGCATTGCGCCACAGCTTTGCGACGCATCTACTGGCAGGCGGCGCGGATTTGCGGAGCCTGCAGGAATTGTTGGGGCACGCCAGCCTGTCGTCGACGCAAGTCTATACAGCGGTGGATACGGCGATGTTGCTCGACGAATATTTCAACGCGCATCCCCGCGCGTCGGGTTAG
- a CDS encoding DedA family protein has protein sequence MDDWIIRLVDQGGYWGVALLMFLETVFPPVPSEVIMTVAGVSASRGNMTFAGVVGAGTAGAMLGNYLWFWLAIKFGSDRLHRFADRYGRWLTLNWKEIERGQELFRKHGSIIVLIARMLPTLRSLISIPAGIFGMSHRRFLLFSTIGTAGWSAALAGAGYALGSQFEDVEKILGPLSTAVIVLIVIGYVWRLIRWKPE, from the coding sequence ATGGATGACTGGATTATCCGGCTCGTCGATCAAGGCGGCTATTGGGGCGTTGCCCTTCTCATGTTTCTGGAAACCGTATTTCCGCCTGTGCCGTCGGAAGTGATCATGACTGTGGCCGGCGTTTCTGCGTCGCGCGGGAACATGACCTTTGCAGGGGTCGTGGGTGCTGGAACGGCAGGCGCCATGCTGGGCAATTATCTCTGGTTCTGGCTGGCGATCAAATTCGGCTCCGACAGACTGCACCGCTTTGCCGACCGCTATGGCCGCTGGCTGACGCTGAACTGGAAAGAGATTGAACGGGGTCAGGAACTGTTTCGCAAGCATGGCTCGATCATCGTCCTGATCGCCCGAATGTTACCCACCTTGCGTTCACTAATCTCGATACCCGCGGGAATTTTCGGAATGTCCCATCGCCGGTTTCTCCTGTTCTCCACCATCGGTACCGCGGGCTGGAGCGCCGCACTTGCCGGGGCCGGCTATGCGCTCGGTTCCCAATTTGAAGATGTCGAAAAGATATTGGGGCCTCTGTCGACGGCGGTTATCGTGCTTATCGTGATCGGCTATGTCTGGCGGCTTATTCGCTGGAAACCCGAATAG